The Gemmatimonadota bacterium genomic interval CAGGGGTGCGTTGCACCCGGCCACTTCGTTCGATAGCGGCGATCTCGTCGGCCTGGATGTCCCAATAAGCGAGAGTCGTCGGCGGGCGGACGCGACCAGATCTGCCGCGCCAGTCGTGCGTCCGGCGCCGCCCGCCACGTCACCCACGAGGCGCTGCGCCAGCAGCAACTCTTCTTGGGCCGTCACGAGCATGGGCGAGCACACGCGCATGATGGCTCGCCCCGCTGATCACTCTTCGACCGGTGAAGTTGACATAGAGATG includes:
- a CDS encoding efflux RND transporter periplasmic adaptor subunit → MGQVTVDETRVQTIAPRIDGWVEHLYVNFTGRRVISGASHHARVLAHARDGPRRVAAGAAPRG